In Eupeodes corollae chromosome X, idEupCoro1.1, whole genome shotgun sequence, the following proteins share a genomic window:
- the LOC129953194 gene encoding contactin, producing MKLLLIVLLFGIVTNGQLYQNTYQNNDYQPRYNTQFGNTNSLMQQSQFNNPTLLQSQNELQKQTSSIGVSNNQNSNQNSNPNQNFNDGTNFDSFTRPNYASNSIDPSTDESSFCPEHWISHRQTCYRFIKSPKRNWNDARKICKAYNADLVNIDNMEKHSFILKELILQNQKQNRFWISARQLGPNSWTNDDNSKFIGQEDSFSYEDHPIENEDLHDNRFLVTQNKNRYGTQQNFNYNALSGSGTNRNRNVLINGQPYSNEYGVKDRLVYGFSRSNDKWMFMPSYDFEVNLFICESRELFDPENFNLKNDDRRPFDYGLDVKDLDKIPRGPYFVRQPNDTTFDTSKTRIINDVTLSCLAGGYPTPVYRWYKEEYVNDTLKFFLIEPLKNDRYTLSGGNLIIYAPKQAIDQGLYHCLAENRFGRIRSESAQLNFGFIMEFNLKRSAETGEMNWGKSVFCDPPQHYPDVKYYWSRDYFPNFVEEDQRVFVSRDGALYFSSIESVDRANYSCTVQSFVSDTGRNGPFFPLRVHPNSNYQALIFANSFPKVFPEAPIAGEDIRLECVAFGYPIPTYNITRKGMPLQRNAYQTNYNRVLIIQNATVNDNGEYVCTISNPRKTIEKSIFINIQMKPEFTIPLKDKIKDYNSEVTFICESSAIPDVNYTWYKNAELLDYERLDKDRYTIQDNVMTIKYLDPEKDDGMYQCGATNQLKTAYSSAQLRVLSMKPSFKKRPLESEIYAIYNGNTTIVCDPEAAPRPKFQWKKDGNVIGTGGHRRILPSGTLIISPTSRDDEGIYTCVATNTGGTDESRARLIVLQELRFTQTPPPRITSQIHELIYLQCEVSYDEVLDVAFIWRHNGEIIRSDQNERIRVDRNRLTVHNITLLDAGDYECVVKSAVNKISSKTTVVVEGPPGAPGGVTVIEVGKTKALIEWVNGASNGREILYYNILGRTNWNRTWVNVSTHVQAREIERYTSRQQAEVHSLTPWSSYEFSVAAVNVLGIGTPSAPSPIYSTIEDKPYIAPRKVGGGGGKIGDLTITWEPLLPQEQNSHGIHYKVSWRLHGTLEWATQILKNQGNVGIAVVNIPLDKYYTQYDVKVQAINNVDVGPESEVVTIYSAEDMPQVAPQQPVAIGFNSTALNVTWEPIEMTREKIRGKLIGHRLKYWKTELAEEDSVYYLSRTTRNWALIVGLEPDTYYFVKVMAYNAAGEGPESERYIERTYRKAPQKPPSSVHVKGINPSTVRVVWRYVSPSQEEEPIEGFKVRVWESDQDMITANDTVIPVGEKLEAYITNLTPGQSYKMRVLAYSNGGDGRMSSPTLRFQMGNTNARNSSQNRKTNYALIVGFLIIYIFAFHC from the exons ATGAAGTTGTTACTAATcgtattactttttggtattgTAACAAACGGCCAACTTTACCAAAACACCTATCAGAATAATGACTATCAACCACGTTACAATACTCAATTTGGAAATACGAATTCCTTAATGCAACAATCACAATTTAATAATCCCACACTATTACAATCgcaaaatgaattacaaaaacaaacgtCGTCAATAGGCGTATCAAACAATCAAAATTctaatcaaaattcaaatcctAATCAGAATTTCAACGACGGAACGAATTTCGATTCGTTTACGAGGCCAAATTATGCCAGCAATTCCATTGATCCGTCGACGGATGAAAGTAGTTTTTGTCCAGAGCATTGGATTTCTCATCGACAGACTTGCTATCGATTTATTAAATCGCCCAAACGTAATTGGAATGACGCGCGAAAGATTTGCAAAGCTTACAATGCCGATTTGGTAAACATAGACAACATGGAAAAGCATTCGTTTATTCTGAAGGAACTTATACTTCAAAACCAGAAGCAAAATCGCTTTTGGATATCAGCACGTCAGCTGGGTCCCAATAGTTGGACCAATGATGATAATTCCAAGTTCATCGGCCAAGAGGATTCGTTCTCCTACGAAGACCATCCCATCGAAAATGAAGATTTGCATGACAATCGGTTTTTGGTGACGCAGAACAAAAATCGCTACGGCACACAgcagaattttaattacaaTGCCCTAAGCGGTAGTGGTACTAATCGAAATCGGAACGTCCTAATCAATGGACAGCCATATTCCAACGAGTACGGTGTGAAGGATCGGTTGGTTTATGGGTTTTCTAGATCAAATGACAAATGGATGTTTATGCCGTCGTATGACTTTGAAGTTAATCTTTTTATCTGCGAATCCCGTGAATTGTTTGATCCTgaaaatttcaacttaaaaaacgaTGATCGCCGCCCATTCGACTACGGATTAGATGTAAAGGATTTAGATAAAATACCTCGTGGGCCGTATTTTGTTAGGCAACCGAATGATACAACTTTCGACACGAGCAAGACACGAATAATCAACGATGTTACACTGAGTTGTTTGGCAGGAGGCTACCCAACGCCGGTTTATCGGTGGTATAAAGAAGAATATGTCAATGATACGTTGAAATTCTTCCTCATTGAACCACTGAAAAATGATCGGTACACATTGAGTGGGGGTAATCTAATAATTTATGCTCCGAAACAAGCCATAGATCAAGGACTGTATCATTGTCTAGCTGAGAACCGCTTTGGGCGAATTCGATCGGAAAGTGCTCAACTTAACTTTGGCTTTATTATGGAATTCAATTTGAAGAGGTCTGCGGAAACCGGAGAAATGAACTGGGGAAAATCAGTTTTCTGCGATCCACCACAACATTATCCTGATGTGAAGTACTATTGGTCGAGGGATTACTTTCCCAATTTCGTAGAAGAAGATCAGAGGGTTTTTGTGTCGCGAGATGGTGCTCTGTATTTTTCGTCAATTGAATCCGTTGACCGAGCAAATTATTCATGCACCGTCCAAAGCTTTGTCAGTGATACCGGGCGAAATGGGCCATTTTTCCCCCTTCGAGTCCACCCGAATAGTAACTATCAGGCTCTTATATTTGCTAATTCATTTCCGAAAGTATTTCCCGAAGCTCCAATTGCCGGCGAAGATATACGTTTGGAATGCGTGGCATTTGGATATCCAATTCCAACCTACAATATAACACGTAAGGGTATGCCTCTGCAGAGAAACGCCTACCAAACGAACTACAATAGGGTGTTGATTATACAAAATGCCACAGTTAATGATAACGGCGAATACGTGTGCACTATTTCAAATCCTCGCAAAACTATAGAGAAGTCTATATTCATTAATATACAAATGAAGCCAGAATTCACAATTCCGCTAAAGGACAAGATCAAGGATTATAACAGTGAGGTGACGTTTATTTGTGAATCTTCAGCCATTCCTGATGTTAACTATACCTGGTATAAAAATGCTGAACTGTTGGACTATGAACGTTTAGACAAGGATCGTTATACTATTCAAGACAATGTTATGACCATTAAATATTTGGATCCGGAAAAGGACGATGGAATGTATCAGTGTGGTGCTACGAACCAACTTAAGACGGCGTATTCTTCTGCGCAGTTACGAGTGTTGTCCATGAAGCCCTCTTTTAAAAAACGTCCTCTAGAGTCGGAGATATATGCGATCTACAATGGCAATACGACGATAGTTTGTGATCCAGAAGCTGCACCCAGACCAAAATTTCAATGGAAAAAAGATGGCAATGTAATTGGCACTGGGGGACATAGGAGAATCCTGCCTTCGGGTACTTTGATTATATCTCCAACTTCTCGAGACGATGAAGGAATTTATACGTGTGTAGCTACTAATACAGGTGGAACTGATGAATCTCGTGCGAGGCTTATTGTATTGC AGGAACTACGATTTACTCAAACACCTCCACCACGGATAACATCACAAATCCACGAGCTTATCTATCTTCAATGTGAAGTAAGCTATGATGAAGTGTTGGACGTGGCTTTCATATGGCGACACAATGGTGAAATTATTCGAAGTGACCAAAACGAAAGAATT cgCGTTGATCGAAATCGCCTAACTGTTCACAATATAACTTTACTCGATGCCGGTGACTATGAATGTGTAGTGAAGTCGGCTGTTAATAAGATCAGTTCAAAAACAACCGTTGTTGTAGAAGGACCACCTGGTGCTCCTGGTGGAGTGACTGTGATTGAGGTGGGAAAAACTAAAGCTCTGATTGAATGGGTTAATGGAGCATCGAATGGACGAGAAATTCTTTATTATAATATACTGGGTCGAACAAATTGGAATCGAACTTGGGTCAATGTTTCCACACACGTTCAGGCACGTGAAATTGAACGTTATACTAGTCGCCAACAAGCCGAAGTGCATAGTTTGACACCATGGTCGTCCTATGAATTCAGTGTCGCAGCTGTAAATGTTCTGGGAATTGGTACCCCATCAGCTCCATCACCGATTTATAGTACTATCGAGGACAAGCCATATATTGCTCCACGTAAAGTTGGTGGAGGAGGTGGAAAAATTGGTGATTTGACTATTACTTGGGAACCACTATTGCCTCAGGAGCAAAATAGCCATGGCATTCATTATAAAGTTTCTTGGCGCTTGCATGGCACTTTAGAATGGGCAACACAgatattgaaaaatcaaggcAATGTTGGCATCGCAGTAGTTAATATACCGTTGGATAAATATTACACCCAATACGACGTGAAGGTGCAAGCTATTAATAATGTCGATGTTGGGCCAGAAAGCGAAGTTGTTACGATTTATTCGGCCGAAGATATGCCACAAGTTGCTCCACAACAGCCCGTTGCTATTGGTTTCAATTCGACTGCATTGAATGTGACCTGGGAGCCAATTGAAATGACCAGAGAAAAAATTCGTGGCAAGCTCATTGGACACAGA cttaaatattGGAAAACGGAATTGGCTGAGGAAGATTCGGTTTATTATTTATCGCGAACTACTCGCAATTGGGCTTTAATTGTCGGTCTTGAACCGGATacgtattattttgttaaagtaatGGCATACAATGCTGCAGGTGAAGGACCGGAAAGTGAAAGATATATTGAAAGAACATATCGCAAAGCCCCTCAGAAGCCTCCATCATCGGTTCATGTCAAGGGCATTAATCCCTCAACTGTTCGTGTTGTTTGGCGATATGTTTCACCATCACAGGAAGAAGAACCCATTGAAGGATTTaag GTTCGTGTCTGGGAATCCGACCAGGATATGATAACTGCAAATGACACGGTCATACCAGTTGGAGAAAAACTAGAAGCGTATATAACGAATCTTACACCAGGTCAGAGCTATAAAATGAGAGTATTGGCATACAGCAATGGCGGTGATGGACGCATGTCCAGCCCAACACTTCGTTTTCAAATGG gcAACACGAATGCACGAAACTCAtctcaaaatagaaaaacaaattacgcTCTTATTGTTGGATTTCTAATTATCtatatttttgcattccattgttag